The following coding sequences lie in one Synechococcus sp. PCC 7336 genomic window:
- a CDS encoding long-chain fatty acid--CoA ligase has protein sequence MTATPSPQSRSTALGDVWYQNVRQYADRLALWAPHLEPPVKLTYRQMCEQICCFASGLQAVGVKVGDRVALIADNSPRWLIADRGSLMAGTVNVPRSSSAPETELDYILEHSGSSVAILEDRATLERLHPSLKRLGIRTTILLSDQTHPSCLSYPDLMARGASREFDPPALERSQLATIIYTSGTTGRPKGVMLSHGNFMHQVEAIGLAVQPQPGERFLSILPTWHSYERSGEYFLLSRGCELVYTTRRSIKQDLKTYAPHYMVAVPRIWETVYEGVQRQFREKSPLLQKVIFFCLGASERWVRLGRALHNRSLDRDPLTPLQALAARLQRALLTPIHALGNLLVYQKVRQAVGPNFRFAISGGGALADHLETFYEIVGIDILVGYGLTETSPVLTVRPLEHNVRGTSGLPLKETEVQICDPDTLVPLPRASTLSAAKQRKGIVRARGPQIMLGYYRNPEATAKVLDAEGWFNTGDLGWLAPDGQIVLTGRAKDTIVLTSGENIEPQPLENACARSPWVDQIVVVGQDQKRLAALVYPNLLQVAQSFGTAIAPQLRQLTQSDDPAHWLERPEAIELLTSQPAVRAAVLSDLQQRLKQRPGYRPDEQLGDFRFVPEPFSIENGLMTQTYKIRRNRVVERYAREISELYG, from the coding sequence ATGACTGCTACCCCTTCTCCCCAATCCCGTTCGACCGCCCTCGGCGATGTTTGGTACCAGAATGTCCGGCAATATGCCGATCGCCTCGCCCTCTGGGCTCCACACCTAGAGCCACCAGTCAAACTCACCTATCGCCAGATGTGCGAGCAGATTTGCTGTTTTGCCAGTGGATTGCAGGCCGTAGGGGTTAAAGTTGGCGATCGCGTCGCTCTGATTGCTGACAATTCCCCCCGCTGGCTGATTGCCGATCGAGGCAGCCTCATGGCGGGCACCGTCAATGTCCCCCGCAGTTCTTCAGCCCCAGAGACCGAGCTGGACTACATTTTGGAGCACAGCGGCAGCTCGGTGGCCATTCTTGAAGATCGGGCCACGCTAGAGCGCCTGCACCCCAGTTTAAAGCGCCTCGGCATTCGCACCACCATCCTGCTCTCAGACCAAACCCACCCCAGCTGCCTCTCCTATCCCGACCTAATGGCGCGAGGGGCAAGCCGCGAGTTCGATCCCCCTGCGCTGGAGCGATCGCAGCTAGCCACTATCATCTACACCTCCGGCACCACCGGGCGACCGAAAGGGGTGATGCTGTCCCACGGCAATTTCATGCATCAAGTGGAGGCGATCGGTTTAGCCGTCCAGCCCCAACCCGGCGAACGATTTTTGAGCATCCTGCCCACCTGGCATTCCTACGAGCGATCGGGAGAATATTTTCTCCTGTCGCGGGGGTGCGAGTTGGTCTACACCACCCGCCGCTCCATCAAACAAGATTTAAAAACCTATGCCCCCCACTACATGGTTGCCGTTCCCCGCATTTGGGAAACGGTATACGAAGGGGTGCAGCGGCAATTTCGAGAGAAATCTCCCCTGCTGCAGAAGGTAATTTTCTTCTGCTTGGGGGCCAGCGAGCGCTGGGTGAGACTGGGGCGAGCCTTGCACAACCGTTCCCTCGATCGCGATCCCCTCACTCCTCTACAAGCTCTCGCCGCTCGGCTGCAAAGGGCCTTATTGACTCCCATCCATGCCCTGGGGAATCTCCTCGTCTACCAAAAGGTGCGACAAGCTGTCGGTCCTAACTTCCGTTTTGCCATCAGCGGCGGCGGCGCTCTGGCGGACCACCTAGAAACCTTTTACGAAATCGTCGGCATCGATATTCTGGTGGGCTACGGTCTCACCGAAACCTCCCCCGTCCTCACCGTTCGCCCGCTAGAACACAACGTTCGCGGTACCTCCGGGCTGCCCCTCAAAGAGACCGAAGTGCAAATTTGCGATCCCGACACTCTAGTTCCCCTGCCCCGTGCCAGCACCCTCTCTGCTGCCAAACAACGTAAAGGCATCGTTCGCGCTCGCGGTCCCCAGATTATGTTGGGCTACTATCGCAATCCAGAAGCCACCGCCAAAGTGTTGGATGCTGAGGGCTGGTTCAATACTGGCGATCTGGGCTGGCTCGCCCCTGACGGACAAATTGTCTTAACTGGGCGGGCTAAAGACACGATCGTGCTGACTAGCGGCGAAAACATCGAACCCCAACCGTTAGAAAATGCCTGCGCTCGAAGTCCGTGGGTGGATCAAATTGTCGTGGTGGGGCAAGACCAAAAGCGACTGGCAGCCCTCGTCTATCCCAACCTCTTGCAGGTAGCTCAAAGCTTCGGCACGGCGATCGCCCCCCAACTGCGCCAGCTCACCCAAAGCGACGATCCCGCCCACTGGCTGGAGCGGCCGGAGGCGATCGAATTACTGACATCGCAACCCGCCGTGCGAGCAGCCGTACTCTCTGACCTGCAGCAGCGCCTCAAACAGCGGCCGGGCTACCGTCCTGACGAGCAACTGGGGGATTTTCGCTTCGTCCCCGAACCCTTCTCGATTGAAAACGGCCTCATGACCCAAACCTATAAAATTCGGCGCAATCGAGTCGTCGAACGCTACGCTCGCGAAATCTCCGAACTCTACGGGTAG
- the gorA gene encoding glutathione-disulfide reductase has protein sequence MSYEFDLFVLGAGSGGIASARRAAEYGATVGIAEFDRLGGTCVNRGCVPKKLLVYASRFPHYFEESAGYGWTAPLTSLHWTRMVADVNAEVERLNSIYQRMLDNSKVEILRGRAQFIDPHTVAVGDRQVTAAKILIAVGGIPIRPSDIPGIEHALLSDDMFHLPDRPKHMVILGGGYIGCEFACILNGLGTEVTQVIRADKVLRGFDEDLRAEIQTAMQAHGIRILNCSQEIAIAKLDGGVRVTVTGKTERGEIEQVAIADAVSLAATGRKPNLEGLGLDNTAVEVVEGAIAVNEFSQTREPHIFAVGDCTDRVNLTPVAIDEGRAFADTHFGGKSRQTSYDNIPTAIFTTPEAGTVGLTEQAAIAQYGEESIQIYRSRFRPMYYTLAGKDEQTLMKLVVHKETDRVLGAHMVGDSAAEIIQGVAIAVKMGANKADFDATVGIHPTSAEEFVTMR, from the coding sequence ATGAGCTACGAATTCGATTTATTTGTTTTGGGTGCTGGTTCCGGCGGTATCGCCTCTGCGCGGCGAGCAGCCGAATACGGAGCCACCGTTGGCATTGCCGAATTCGATCGCTTGGGGGGCACTTGCGTCAATCGCGGCTGCGTTCCCAAAAAGCTATTAGTCTATGCCTCCCGCTTCCCCCATTACTTTGAAGAATCTGCAGGCTATGGTTGGACTGCACCGCTAACCAGCCTCCATTGGACGCGCATGGTTGCCGATGTCAATGCCGAGGTCGAGCGCCTCAACAGCATCTACCAACGCATGTTGGATAACTCTAAAGTTGAAATTCTGAGGGGACGAGCCCAGTTTATCGACCCCCATACGGTGGCGGTGGGCGATCGCCAAGTGACTGCCGCGAAAATTCTGATCGCAGTCGGCGGCATCCCCATCCGACCCAGCGATATCCCCGGCATCGAGCACGCCCTGCTTTCAGACGATATGTTTCACTTGCCCGATCGACCCAAGCACATGGTGATTTTGGGGGGCGGCTACATTGGCTGCGAGTTCGCCTGCATCCTGAACGGGTTGGGCACCGAAGTCACTCAAGTGATTCGAGCTGACAAAGTCCTGCGGGGATTTGACGAAGATCTGCGCGCCGAAATCCAAACAGCCATGCAGGCGCACGGCATCCGCATTCTCAACTGCAGCCAAGAGATTGCGATCGCAAAACTAGATGGCGGCGTCCGGGTTACCGTTACAGGGAAAACTGAGCGGGGAGAAATTGAGCAGGTGGCGATCGCCGATGCGGTAAGCTTGGCTGCCACCGGACGCAAGCCCAATCTAGAGGGATTGGGTTTAGACAATACGGCAGTGGAAGTAGTCGAGGGGGCGATCGCCGTTAACGAATTCAGCCAAACTCGAGAACCCCACATTTTTGCGGTAGGCGACTGTACCGATCGCGTCAATCTCACGCCAGTGGCGATCGATGAGGGGCGCGCCTTTGCCGACACCCACTTCGGCGGTAAGTCTCGACAAACCAGTTACGACAATATTCCCACAGCCATCTTTACCACCCCCGAAGCCGGGACAGTGGGTTTAACCGAGCAAGCGGCGATCGCGCAATACGGCGAAGAATCTATCCAAATCTATCGCAGCCGCTTCCGTCCGATGTACTACACTTTGGCGGGCAAGGACGAACAGACGTTGATGAAGCTGGTCGTTCACAAAGAAACCGATCGGGTGTTGGGGGCCCACATGGTGGGGGATAGTGCAGCAGAAATTATTCAAGGGGTGGCGATCGCCGTCAAGATGGGAGCTAACAAAGCTGACTTCGATGCTACTGTCGGCATTCATCCCACCTCTGCAGAAGAATTTGTCACCATGCGTTAA
- a CDS encoding antibiotic biosynthesis monooxygenase: MILEVATVRVQAGKEAEFEAAIATAYRLLKETEGYCSHTLRRCLEQSDRYLLTIEWQTLEAHTVNFRQSDNFVTWRSIIGHFFAAPPEVLHYEIVHQS; this comes from the coding sequence ATGATTTTAGAAGTTGCAACAGTTCGAGTGCAGGCGGGCAAAGAGGCTGAGTTTGAAGCGGCGATCGCCACTGCCTATCGGCTGCTTAAAGAAACTGAGGGCTATTGCAGCCATACGCTGCGCCGCTGTTTGGAACAGAGCGATCGCTATCTCCTGACGATTGAGTGGCAGACCCTCGAAGCCCATACCGTCAATTTCCGTCAATCGGATAACTTCGTCACTTGGCGCTCCATCATTGGCCATTTTTTCGCTGCCCCACCCGAAGTGCTCCATTACGAGATCGTCCACCAGAGCTAG
- a CDS encoding glucose-1-phosphate adenylyltransferase yields the protein MRNVLSIILGGGRGTRLYPLTKRRAKPAVPLAGKYRLIDIPVSNCINSGIQKMYVLTQFNSASLNRHLVNTYRFSPFSEGFVDVLAAEQTAENPDWFQGTADAVRQYLWLMESWKAAEYLILSGDHLYRMDYRPFIEHHRKTNADVTLSVIPIDEARASAFGLMKIDRNGRVIDFEEKPEGEALKSMQVDTQSMGLDAERAAKMPYIASMGIYVFRREALVEMLKRSPEHTDFGKEVIPAAMQDFRVQAYLYKGYWEDIGTIEAFYRANLSLTQQPSPPFSFYDAAAPIFTRPRFLPPNKILGADIRQSIVCDGCIVKDGVQVSGSILGVRSRVETNTVIENTLVMGSDEYESPDERQAARDAGLPPLGIGPDCHIRNAIIDKNSRIGRDVRILNKDRVQEAQREDEGIWIRDGIVCVVRNSIIPDGTSI from the coding sequence ATGCGAAACGTACTCTCAATTATTCTGGGGGGGGGCAGAGGAACGCGTCTGTACCCGCTAACCAAACGCCGCGCCAAACCGGCTGTGCCGTTGGCCGGAAAATATAGGCTCATCGATATTCCAGTCAGTAATTGCATCAATTCTGGAATTCAGAAAATGTACGTACTGACGCAATTTAATTCTGCATCCCTCAATCGACATCTGGTAAATACCTATCGATTTTCGCCCTTTTCGGAAGGGTTTGTGGATGTATTGGCGGCCGAGCAAACCGCTGAGAATCCCGACTGGTTCCAAGGCACTGCCGATGCTGTACGTCAATATCTCTGGTTGATGGAGTCGTGGAAGGCGGCTGAATACTTGATCCTGTCAGGAGATCACCTCTATCGGATGGACTACCGTCCATTTATCGAACATCACCGCAAGACCAATGCCGATGTGACGCTATCGGTCATTCCCATTGACGAGGCCCGCGCCTCGGCCTTCGGTTTGATGAAGATTGACCGTAACGGTCGCGTGATTGACTTCGAAGAGAAGCCCGAGGGCGAAGCCCTAAAGTCGATGCAGGTGGATACCCAGTCAATGGGCTTAGATGCAGAGCGCGCTGCAAAAATGCCCTATATTGCCTCAATGGGCATTTATGTCTTCCGGCGCGAAGCTTTGGTGGAGATGCTGAAGCGATCGCCCGAGCACACCGACTTTGGCAAGGAAGTCATTCCTGCAGCGATGCAGGATTTTCGGGTGCAGGCTTATCTCTACAAAGGCTACTGGGAAGACATTGGAACAATTGAGGCGTTTTATCGTGCCAACCTCAGCCTGACCCAGCAACCCAGCCCGCCCTTTAGCTTCTACGACGCCGCCGCCCCCATCTTCACTCGACCGCGCTTTTTACCCCCCAACAAAATTCTGGGGGCAGACATTCGCCAGTCCATTGTCTGCGACGGCTGCATTGTCAAGGATGGCGTGCAAGTATCGGGTTCTATCTTGGGGGTGCGCTCTCGAGTGGAAACCAATACCGTCATCGAAAATACCTTGGTGATGGGCTCGGACGAGTACGAGTCTCCCGACGAGCGCCAAGCCGCTCGCGACGCGGGCCTTCCCCCCTTGGGAATTGGCCCCGATTGTCATATCCGCAATGCCATTATCGACAAGAACTCTCGCATTGGCCGCGACGTGCGCATCCTCAATAAAGATCGCGTACAAGAGGCCCAGCGAGAAGATGAGGGCATTTGGATTCGTGATGGCATTGTCTGCGTTGTGCGAAATTCCATTATCCCAGACGGTACGTCGATCTAA
- a CDS encoding glutaredoxin family protein: MHGKAMVSEPHFVLYSKLGCHLCEGLEEKLRQIPAVAASLEIRDIASREAWLARYRLEIPVLCWVEGDRETELPRFSPRATVAQIQVRLRRYVRDSD, from the coding sequence ATGCATGGGAAAGCAATGGTATCGGAACCGCATTTTGTCCTCTACAGCAAGCTGGGCTGCCACCTGTGCGAAGGGCTGGAAGAGAAACTCAGACAAATTCCAGCCGTGGCGGCAAGCTTGGAAATTCGCGACATCGCCAGCCGCGAGGCGTGGCTCGCTCGCTATCGCTTGGAAATCCCCGTGTTGTGCTGGGTTGAAGGCGATCGCGAAACTGAGCTGCCGAGATTTTCGCCCCGTGCTACAGTAGCCCAGATCCAAGTTCGGCTGCGTCGCTATGTCCGAGACTCTGACTGA
- a CDS encoding aldo/keto reductase yields the protein MDRKTTRRAFLSASAAIAGGVLSAAGLPTSSERPATAMPERELGNTGIRLPVFGLGGAGQTPLSRGPEAAALTLVERALELGIRYFDTAADYGPSEAYLGKVLPAHRDRIFLASKTAQRDRDSAWRELERSLQRLNTDRLDLWQMHHVAHGSELDALFGPDGAIRAVEEAKAQGVVRFAGITGHYEPDVIVAGLERYPFDTTLIPLNAGDRHHPRPFAPTVLPVARERNVGVIAMKVPAYGRLFRPGGLDGMYQALGYVLSQPGVHTCVVAAESPEQLSANVEVARAFQPLSAAELAAIEQRVAAIWQETSFYRSWG from the coding sequence ATGGATCGGAAAACCACACGGCGAGCGTTTCTGAGTGCTAGTGCGGCGATCGCAGGTGGAGTGCTGAGTGCGGCAGGCTTGCCAACATCCTCCGAGCGGCCAGCGACAGCAATGCCCGAGCGCGAGTTGGGCAACACGGGCATACGCTTGCCCGTCTTCGGTTTGGGCGGTGCGGGGCAGACCCCCCTTTCGCGCGGGCCAGAGGCAGCAGCCTTGACGCTGGTAGAGCGCGCCCTGGAATTGGGCATTCGTTATTTCGATACAGCAGCAGACTACGGTCCCAGCGAGGCTTACTTAGGCAAGGTGTTGCCCGCCCACCGCGATCGCATCTTTTTGGCTAGCAAAACCGCCCAACGCGATCGCGACTCAGCTTGGCGCGAGCTGGAACGTTCCCTCCAGAGGCTCAACACCGATCGCCTCGATCTGTGGCAAATGCACCATGTGGCCCATGGGAGCGAGCTCGATGCACTCTTTGGCCCCGACGGAGCGATAAGGGCAGTTGAAGAAGCAAAAGCGCAGGGAGTTGTCCGTTTTGCAGGCATTACGGGACATTACGAGCCAGATGTTATCGTTGCCGGACTGGAGCGCTATCCCTTCGATACGACGCTCATTCCCCTGAATGCAGGCGATCGCCACCATCCTCGTCCCTTTGCGCCGACTGTGCTGCCCGTAGCCCGCGAGCGAAATGTCGGCGTCATCGCCATGAAAGTACCTGCTTACGGACGTCTGTTTCGTCCGGGCGGTCTGGACGGGATGTATCAGGCGCTTGGCTACGTGCTCTCTCAACCGGGAGTACATACCTGCGTTGTAGCAGCGGAGTCGCCGGAACAGTTGTCTGCGAATGTAGAGGTGGCGAGAGCCTTTCAGCCGCTGTCTGCAGCCGAGCTAGCCGCAATCGAGCAGCGCGTGGCAGCCATTTGGCAGGAGACGTCGTTTTATCGAAGTTGGGGATAG
- a CDS encoding NAD-dependent epimerase codes for MSVNVLVTGAAGFIGFHLAERLLADGVKVTGIDNLNDYYDVSLKQARLDILARQEAFEFQKLDLSDRQGIAKLFDEGAFDCVVNLAAQAGVRYSLQNPAAYIDSNLVGFANILEGCRHSNVGHLVFASSSSVYGGNTKIPFATTDAVDRPVSLYAASKKANELMAHSYSHLYGIPVTGLRFFTVYGPWGRPDMAYFKFVRAIEAGEAIDVYNYGKMKRDFTYIDDVVEGIVRVMQRLPAEAVPVEGGLPTKARYKIYNLGNHRPVELGEFIAMLEKLLGKTARQNLMDVQPGDVLATYADVGDLMNDVGFSPATPLEEGLSKFVDWYRTVYGRRTVYGRSRGQ; via the coding sequence ATCAGCGTGAATGTATTAGTGACTGGAGCTGCCGGATTTATCGGCTTTCACTTGGCCGAGCGGCTACTCGCCGATGGAGTAAAGGTCACGGGGATCGATAATCTGAACGATTACTACGATGTCTCCCTCAAGCAGGCGCGGCTGGATATCCTCGCTCGGCAGGAAGCCTTCGAATTCCAAAAATTGGACCTGAGCGATCGCCAAGGCATCGCCAAGCTGTTTGACGAGGGAGCCTTCGATTGCGTCGTTAACTTGGCCGCTCAAGCTGGAGTGCGTTACTCCCTCCAAAACCCTGCGGCCTATATTGACAGTAACCTGGTCGGCTTTGCCAACATTCTGGAAGGCTGTCGTCACAGCAATGTCGGCCACCTCGTTTTTGCCTCCTCCAGCTCGGTGTACGGCGGCAATACCAAAATCCCGTTTGCCACCACCGATGCGGTCGATCGCCCCGTCTCTCTCTATGCCGCCAGCAAAAAAGCCAATGAGTTAATGGCTCACAGCTACAGCCATCTCTACGGCATTCCCGTGACGGGCTTGCGCTTCTTTACGGTTTACGGTCCTTGGGGGCGACCCGATATGGCCTATTTCAAATTTGTGCGGGCGATCGAGGCGGGAGAGGCGATCGATGTTTACAACTACGGCAAGATGAAGCGGGATTTTACCTATATCGACGATGTGGTGGAAGGGATTGTGCGGGTGATGCAGCGACTTCCTGCTGAGGCTGTGCCGGTAGAGGGGGGATTGCCGACGAAGGCACGTTACAAGATTTACAATCTGGGCAATCACCGTCCGGTGGAGTTGGGGGAGTTTATTGCCATGCTCGAAAAGCTCTTGGGCAAAACAGCGCGACAGAATCTGATGGACGTGCAGCCGGGGGATGTATTGGCCACTTATGCCGATGTTGGCGATCTGATGAATGACGTTGGGTTTAGTCCCGCCACTCCGCTAGAAGAGGGGCTGAGCAAATTTGTGGATTGGTACCGCACGGTTTATGGGCGACGCACGGTTTATGGTCGATCGCGAGGGCAATAG
- a CDS encoding DUF3119 family protein: protein MTASQPSAPTTEAAIALTPDYRLPAAIALLGALLFFVSIWASVAIELFAVFLSVQTATLRLEFDATTLKVYRNQSQIRDFPYADWSNWEIFWSPLPILFYFREVNSIHFLPIIFNPGELKQALVRHVPLNRSI from the coding sequence ATGACTGCCTCTCAACCTTCCGCGCCTACAACCGAAGCGGCGATCGCCTTGACGCCCGACTATCGCTTGCCTGCGGCGATCGCCCTCTTGGGGGCTTTGCTCTTTTTCGTCTCGATCTGGGCGAGTGTGGCGATCGAGCTATTCGCTGTGTTTCTGAGTGTCCAAACCGCCACACTGCGGCTGGAATTTGACGCCACCACCCTCAAGGTGTATCGCAACCAAAGCCAAATTCGCGATTTTCCCTACGCCGACTGGAGCAACTGGGAGATTTTTTGGTCTCCCCTACCGATCCTGTTTTACTTCCGCGAAGTCAACAGCATTCACTTTCTCCCCATCATCTTCAATCCCGGCGAGCTGAAACAGGCGCTCGTTCGACACGTTCCCCTCAACCGTTCAATTTGA
- a CDS encoding UDP-N-acetylmuramoyl-L-alanyl-D-glutamate--2,6-diaminopimelate ligase — protein MSETLTDLLRALPPATRQWGPLPEARAIAGLTTDSRQVQPGDIFVGMPGTQTDGGRFWPQAAERGAAIALVSDTALADPSIEPPLPLWSWPAAQMPEICGRAATACYDCPAQQLSLVGVTGTNGKTTVTHLVEFLLNADRQSTALVGTLYERWPGHSREAAHTTPFAPALQQSLASALAAGCQRAVLEVSSHSLDQQRVWGCQFDAAVWTNLTQDHLDYHGNMEDYWRAKAKLFSPLYLKPNSRAVLNLDDRWVRLLLERWPEEILPAWGFTLQAAAAWPSDWRDRLLWASDVEMDALHTRAQLHSPAGSIEIEAPLMGRFNLANLLAAVGVALHLGVSLAAIQAALPQFEGVPGRVDPVRVPGQDIAVTIDYAHTPDGLRNLLEALRPSVRQSLICVFGCGGDRDRRKRPLMGEIAAELSDAVIVTSDNPRTEDPQQILADILEGIDGDRARLSVEVDRKAAIFQAILTAEPGDTVAIAGKGHETYQILGNVKVHFDDREVARAALQQRLSRMRQDEASSI, from the coding sequence ATGTCCGAGACTCTGACTGACTTGCTGCGGGCCCTTCCCCCTGCCACGCGACAATGGGGGCCGCTCCCCGAAGCTAGGGCGATCGCGGGCTTGACCACCGATTCTCGCCAAGTGCAGCCAGGGGACATTTTTGTCGGTATGCCCGGGACTCAAACAGATGGAGGACGCTTTTGGCCCCAAGCCGCCGAACGGGGCGCGGCGATCGCCCTCGTCTCCGATACTGCTCTGGCAGACCCCTCCATCGAGCCGCCCCTGCCCCTCTGGAGTTGGCCTGCCGCACAGATGCCCGAAATCTGCGGGCGTGCGGCCACTGCCTGCTACGATTGTCCCGCCCAGCAGCTTTCGCTGGTGGGGGTGACTGGAACAAACGGCAAAACCACCGTTACCCATCTCGTCGAATTTCTGCTCAATGCCGATCGACAATCGACTGCCCTCGTCGGTACCTTGTACGAGCGCTGGCCCGGTCACAGCCGCGAAGCCGCCCACACCACCCCCTTCGCCCCCGCGCTTCAACAGAGCCTCGCCTCGGCGCTCGCCGCAGGATGCCAGCGGGCGGTGCTGGAGGTCAGCTCCCACAGTCTGGACCAACAACGGGTGTGGGGCTGTCAGTTCGACGCTGCCGTGTGGACCAACCTGACCCAGGATCATCTGGACTACCACGGCAACATGGAAGACTATTGGCGGGCTAAAGCCAAACTATTTTCGCCGCTCTATCTCAAGCCCAACAGTCGAGCCGTGCTCAATCTCGACGATCGCTGGGTACGACTGCTACTCGAACGCTGGCCGGAGGAGATCTTGCCTGCTTGGGGATTTACGCTGCAGGCGGCTGCGGCTTGGCCGTCCGATTGGCGCGATCGCCTCTTGTGGGCTAGCGACGTGGAGATGGATGCCCTACACACTCGGGCACAGTTGCACAGTCCGGCGGGCAGTATCGAGATCGAAGCCCCTCTGATGGGTCGCTTTAACTTAGCCAACTTACTGGCTGCAGTTGGGGTGGCCCTCCATTTGGGGGTCAGCTTGGCTGCGATTCAGGCCGCTTTGCCCCAGTTTGAGGGAGTTCCCGGTCGAGTGGACCCGGTGCGAGTGCCCGGTCAAGATATCGCAGTCACCATTGACTACGCCCATACCCCCGACGGGCTGCGCAACCTGTTAGAGGCCCTACGCCCCTCCGTGCGCCAGTCACTCATTTGCGTGTTTGGCTGCGGCGGCGATCGCGATCGCCGCAAGCGCCCTCTCATGGGGGAAATCGCCGCGGAACTCTCGGATGCCGTTATTGTCACTTCCGACAACCCTCGCACGGAAGATCCGCAGCAAATTCTGGCGGATATTCTGGAGGGGATCGACGGCGATCGCGCTCGATTGAGCGTGGAAGTAGACCGCAAAGCCGCAATTTTTCAGGCAATTTTGACTGCCGAACCGGGCGACACCGTAGCGATCGCCGGCAAGGGGCACGAAACTTATCAAATTCTGGGTAACGTAAAGGTGCATTTCGACGATCGGGAAGTGGCCCGAGCCGCTTTGCAGCAACGCCTCTCCCGAATGCGACAGGACGAGGCAAGTTCTATTTAG
- a CDS encoding ATP-binding protein, producing MVVSLHNLSIFEAIQTQLGDRFKPFLASPATLASVSRTLTDWVSQNPSSATLFISVPNAHSWSEVAPYYEALARSVRSVYILSKDSLYTSVGNLYCCRLALDSKLQQEYVLGILAPELSCILVGQQLSHTSGSDAFSHCVTYYSYAPESIAPALEVLQQAIGQSKPALKPQLQACCQETVPCPPSPAAASAIIPPLLQLLDTAIQQKSQLQRQSQHLENLQQVNDELQKSLQFKDEFMALVSQQLCNPLTNIKTAIQLLRSPRIKDAQKDKYWDVLQTECNQQVNLINSLVELTSLDDPTPTDRDCSTVLFDLVPGIVSTYQAVAREKGVMLAYTVPSALPKVNFPAAALKQILVKLIENGLECTLEGGKIWVTATANGNYVQLEIRDTGIGIPSEALPKLFDRFYRIPRSHFAARGVGLGLTIAQKLVLQYGGSISVRSQLDRGSTFTVLLPQVDRS from the coding sequence GTGGTGGTTTCACTTCATAACTTATCTATTTTTGAAGCGATTCAAACCCAATTGGGCGATCGATTCAAACCTTTTTTAGCCAGTCCGGCCACATTAGCGAGTGTCAGCCGCACACTCACCGATTGGGTCAGCCAAAACCCATCCTCCGCCACCCTTTTTATCAGTGTTCCCAACGCCCACAGTTGGTCGGAGGTTGCCCCTTACTACGAAGCCCTCGCCCGCAGCGTCCGTTCGGTCTACATCCTCTCGAAAGACAGCTTATACACATCGGTCGGCAATCTCTATTGCTGTCGTCTCGCCCTCGATAGCAAGCTGCAGCAGGAGTATGTTTTGGGGATCTTAGCTCCCGAGCTGTCTTGCATTTTGGTGGGGCAGCAGTTGAGTCATACCTCCGGTAGCGATGCTTTCTCCCACTGTGTCACTTACTATTCCTATGCACCGGAATCGATTGCCCCAGCCTTAGAGGTGCTCCAACAGGCGATCGGCCAATCGAAGCCCGCGCTCAAACCGCAGTTGCAAGCCTGCTGCCAAGAGACCGTTCCCTGTCCCCCCTCGCCTGCTGCCGCGAGTGCCATCATCCCTCCCCTGCTGCAGTTGCTGGATACAGCCATTCAGCAGAAAAGCCAGTTGCAGAGGCAATCTCAGCATCTCGAAAATCTCCAACAGGTCAATGACGAATTGCAGAAATCTCTGCAATTCAAAGACGAGTTCATGGCTCTGGTGAGCCAGCAGTTGTGCAATCCTCTCACCAATATCAAAACGGCTATCCAGCTTTTGCGATCCCCCCGCATCAAAGATGCTCAAAAAGACAAGTACTGGGATGTTTTGCAGACGGAATGCAACCAACAAGTCAATTTGATCAATAGCTTAGTCGAACTCACTTCCCTCGATGACCCCACCCCGACCGATCGCGATTGCAGCACCGTTTTGTTCGACCTCGTCCCCGGCATTGTCAGCACCTATCAAGCGGTGGCCCGAGAAAAAGGTGTCATGCTAGCTTACACCGTGCCTTCCGCCCTCCCTAAAGTCAATTTCCCAGCTGCAGCCCTCAAGCAGATCTTGGTCAAACTGATTGAGAACGGTCTGGAATGTACCTTGGAAGGGGGCAAAATTTGGGTCACAGCCACCGCGAACGGCAATTATGTCCAGCTCGAAATTCGCGATACAGGCATTGGCATTCCCTCCGAAGCACTCCCCAAGCTCTTCGATCGTTTCTACCGCATCCCTCGCAGCCATTTCGCCGCAAGAGGCGTTGGCCTCGGGTTAACGATTGCTCAAAAACTAGTGCTTCAGTATGGGGGCAGCATTTCTGTGCGCAGCCAGCTCGACCGAGGCTCTACCTTCACGGTCTTGCTACCTCAGGTCGATCGCTCCTGA